A genomic window from Nosocomiicoccus massiliensis includes:
- a CDS encoding GMC family oxidoreductase: protein MAKELEKVDVLTVGAGWTGGIVAAEAAKAGLKVLSLERGKERGTADYQHVHDELKYAIRYELMQDTSKETVTFRNSPDQKALPMRQQGSFLLGDNVGGAGTHWNGWVYRFLPYDFEIASKTKERYGEDRLQEKDGYRFRDWGITYDELEPYFTQFEQTAGIGGTVNHFEGKRSKDYPNGPMIKTKIMKIFEDATKDMGYHPHFLPSANMSAAYENPDGEKMNPCQYCAFCERFACEYDAKATPEVTVLKTARRHDNFELRTHCNVVEVLTDDKDKSKVTGVKYVDTLTKEEFIQPADIVVLTSYIFNNYKLLAVSDIGEQYDPKTEKGTLGRNYCYQTSGGATGFFDEQFNTFMGAGALGMSMDDYNGDNFDHEDVDFLHGGSITVIQSGVRPILTNPTKSGTPSWGAEFKDESIKQFTRSFYVGGQCATSPHKDNYLDLDENYKDVFGVPLVKLTYNFTDMDRNRNKYLAERSVEILEKMGAKHIDMDPDLGDYDIVPYQTTHNTGGTTMGDDPETSVVNNWLQHWDRDNLFVVGAGNFAHNSGYNPTGTVGALAYRCAEGVIKYHKDKKRLEK, encoded by the coding sequence ATGGCGAAAGAACTAGAAAAAGTAGATGTACTCACAGTCGGAGCCGGCTGGACAGGGGGCATTGTTGCAGCAGAGGCAGCAAAAGCAGGATTAAAAGTACTCAGCCTTGAAAGAGGTAAAGAAAGAGGTACAGCAGATTATCAACACGTACACGACGAATTAAAATATGCGATTCGTTATGAATTAATGCAAGACACTTCTAAAGAAACTGTTACATTTAGAAACAGTCCAGATCAAAAAGCATTACCAATGCGTCAACAAGGATCATTCTTACTCGGTGACAACGTCGGTGGTGCAGGAACACACTGGAATGGTTGGGTATACAGATTTTTACCATATGACTTTGAGATCGCATCTAAAACGAAAGAGAGATACGGTGAAGACAGACTTCAAGAAAAAGACGGATACCGTTTTAGGGACTGGGGTATTACGTATGACGAGTTAGAACCATACTTTACACAATTTGAACAAACAGCTGGTATCGGTGGAACAGTGAACCACTTCGAAGGTAAAAGAAGTAAAGACTATCCGAACGGTCCAATGATTAAAACTAAAATCATGAAAATTTTTGAAGACGCGACGAAGGATATGGGTTATCATCCTCACTTTTTACCATCTGCAAATATGTCAGCAGCGTATGAAAACCCAGATGGTGAAAAAATGAATCCATGTCAATATTGTGCGTTCTGTGAACGCTTCGCGTGTGAATACGACGCGAAAGCAACACCAGAAGTAACTGTGTTAAAAACAGCACGTCGTCACGATAACTTTGAATTACGTACACATTGTAACGTTGTAGAAGTTTTAACAGATGACAAAGATAAATCAAAAGTTACGGGTGTTAAATACGTTGACACACTTACGAAAGAAGAATTCATTCAACCTGCGGATATCGTCGTATTAACAAGTTATATATTTAACAACTACAAATTACTTGCGGTATCTGACATCGGTGAACAGTACGATCCGAAAACTGAAAAAGGTACGTTAGGACGTAACTATTGTTACCAAACTTCAGGTGGAGCAACTGGATTCTTTGATGAACAGTTCAACACATTCATGGGCGCAGGAGCGTTAGGTATGTCAATGGATGACTATAACGGTGATAACTTTGACCATGAAGATGTAGATTTCTTACATGGCGGAAGTATTACGGTAATTCAGTCAGGTGTCCGTCCTATTTTAACGAACCCTACTAAAAGTGGTACGCCTTCATGGGGTGCAGAATTTAAAGACGAGTCAATTAAACAATTCACACGTTCATTCTATGTTGGTGGTCAATGCGCAACTAGCCCACATAAAGATAACTACTTAGATCTTGATGAGAATTATAAAGATGTATTCGGTGTGCCGCTCGTTAAGTTAACTTATAACTTTACAGATATGGACCGTAATCGTAACAAATACCTAGCAGAGCGTAGTGTTGAAATCTTAGAGAAAATGGGTGCTAAACATATCGACATGGACCCAGACCTAGGAGATTACGATATCGTACCTTATCAAACAACACACAACACGGGTGGTACTACGATGGGAGACGACCCTGAGACTTCAGTTGTTAACAACTGGTTACAACACTGGGACAGAGATAACCTATTCGTAGTTGGAGCAGGAAACTTTGCACATAACTCTGGTTACAACCCAACAGGAACAGTCGGTGCATTAGCATACCGCTGTGCAGAAGGTGTTATTAAGTATCATAAAGATAAAAAACGTTTAGAGAAGTAA
- the tatC gene encoding twin-arginine translocase subunit TatC, translated as MSNNDEYKEVQVRRKRKKLTQEDNMAPLMDHILDLRSVVIKSAITVVLCFIVIFATVGWWFPYVSKGANIVVLGPFEVIRFYLQTAGAISIGLSIPFICWFLWGFMKPGLVEKETMFIKSSLPGMLILFIAGLLFGYFVVHPVSYFFLISLGEKNFEVIVTADEYMRFLLMTTIPFGLIFQLPVVILFLNYIGLLNAEMMVAIRKYVYFGLLVLTAIIMPPDVFTHLITLTPMIVLYEISIVLIRRRERRQQKRAE; from the coding sequence ATGTCTAACAATGATGAATATAAAGAAGTACAAGTGAGACGAAAGCGTAAAAAGCTAACTCAAGAAGATAATATGGCGCCTTTAATGGACCATATTCTCGATTTAAGATCGGTCGTTATTAAATCAGCAATCACTGTCGTTTTATGCTTTATTGTGATTTTTGCGACGGTCGGTTGGTGGTTTCCATACGTGTCAAAGGGTGCGAATATTGTCGTATTAGGACCTTTTGAGGTTATTCGTTTTTACTTACAGACAGCTGGTGCGATTAGTATTGGGTTATCAATACCGTTTATTTGTTGGTTCTTATGGGGCTTTATGAAACCAGGACTCGTCGAAAAAGAGACGATGTTTATTAAAAGTTCGTTACCAGGAATGTTAATTTTATTTATAGCAGGTTTACTATTTGGATACTTTGTCGTTCACCCGGTCAGTTATTTCTTTTTAATTTCACTCGGAGAAAAGAACTTTGAAGTAATTGTTACTGCAGATGAATATATGAGATTTTTACTGATGACGACCATTCCGTTTGGGTTAATATTCCAACTGCCTGTTGTCATACTATTTTTAAATTATATTGGATTATTAAATGCAGAAATGATGGTCGCTATAAGAAAATACGTCTATTTTGGACTATTAGTTTTAACGGCGATTATTATGCCTCCAGACGTATTTACACATTTAATAACTTTAACGCCAATGATTGTGTTGTATGAGATTAGTATCGTACTTATAAGAAGACGTGAAAGACGACAACAAAAACGTGCAGAATAA